In Ciconia boyciana chromosome 3, ASM3463844v1, whole genome shotgun sequence, a genomic segment contains:
- the FAM110C gene encoding protein FAM110C, translating to MPTELSRAVRMHAISDLHSSLTLRLLNKGPEYLRRQMEAGNPGRKSAVERLAADKAKYVKSQQVISTKQEPVIVLSSASESSSETCSVGSKKISRDFGRGTGATPLERAKAVYSCRAPLQHGPPIARRSTPKRQMRPDSLVIYRQKCEFGRGQSQDSSRGSLVRRIFQGSIKEKQLASPEMPRVMEYTAATESKEPLSANHQEPNNHGAEQSVAVSTEAPGVCTKEHERPSKPSIPPEEVKEVKRRGLHRSQSDISSRYSKSFSEFDTFFKYCGLEQEVIEDLGRENFSVVSDNVSFKIRSISVATSESDFTRHSGDEGLLEDELTEQVPSSTSVIERNARIIKWLYTCKKAKEANKVIQELA from the coding sequence ATGCCAACTGAACTCTCCCGGGCCGTGAGAATGCACGCCATCTCCGACCTCCACTCCTCCCTCACCCTGCGACTCCTCAACAAGGGGCCCGAGTACCTCCGCAGGCAGATGGAGGCAGGCAACCCGGGCAGGAAGAGTGCGGTGGAGAGGCTGGCAGCCGATAAGGCCAAGTACGTAAAAAGCCAGCAGGTCATCAGCACCAAGCAGGAGCCCGTCATCGTGCTGAGCTCAGCCTCCGAGAGCAGCAGCGAGACCTGTTCGGTGGGGagcaaaaaaatcagcaggGACTTTGGCAGGGGGACGGGCGCGACGCCCCTGGAGCGGGCTAAGGCGGTGTACTCCTGCCGTGCCCCCCTGCAGCACGGCCCCCCCATAGCCAGGCGCAGCACCCCCAAGAGGCAGATGCGGCCGGATTCCCTGGTGATCTACCGCCAGAAATGCGAGTTTGGGAGAGGTCAAAGCCAGGACAGCTCACGGGGGAGCTTAGTGAGGAGAATCTTCCAGGGTTCCATAAAGGAGAAGCAGTTGGCTTCCCCTGAGATGCCCAGAGTCATGGAGTACACTGCAGCCACCGAGAGCAAAGAGCCTCTCTCAGCAAATCACCAGGAGCCGAACAACCATGGAGCAGAGCAATCCGTCGCTGTGAGCACTGAAGCCCCAGGGGTATGTACAAAAGAGCATGAGAGACCCTCAAAACCGAGTATACCTCCTGAGGAGGTCAAGGAGGTGAAGAGGAGAGGTCTCCATCGCTCTCAGTCGGACATCAGCTCTCGCTactccaagtccttctccgaGTTTGATACATTTTTCAAGTACTGTGGCCTGGAGCAGGAGGTCATTGAGGATCTTGGGAGAGAGAACTTCTCCGTGGTGTCCGACAATGTCTCCTTCAAGATCCGCAGCATCAGCGTGGCAACGTCCGAGAGCGACTTCACTAGGCACAGCGGGGACGAGGGGCTGCTGGAGGATGAACTCACAGAGCAGGTCCCGAGCAGCACCTCTGTGATCGAGCGCAACGCTCGGATAATCAAATGGCTGTACACTTGTAAGAAAGCCAAGGAGGCTAACAAGGTGATCCAGGAACTGGCATGA